In one window of Erinaceus europaeus chromosome 17, mEriEur2.1, whole genome shotgun sequence DNA:
- the B4GAT1 gene encoding beta-1,4-glucuronyltransferase 1 has translation MQMAHGVRCAFYQLLLVALMLVAMLQLLYLSLLSGLHGQEEQEQYFEFLPPSPRSVIQVKAQLRAALASGGVLDTSGEYRVYRGLLKTTMDPDDVVLATHASVDNLPHLAGLLGRWEGPLSVAVFAATKEEAQLATVLTYALSRHCPEMRARVALHLVCPSRYEAAVPDPREPGEFARLRSCSEVFDKLARVAQPGVNYALGTNVSYPNNLLRNLAREGASFALVVDVDMVPSQGLWRSLREMLDQRSQWAGTALVVPAFEIRRSLRMPTNKNELLQLYQAGAVRPFYHGLCTPCQEPTNYSRWVNLPKETLLRPSYVVPWQDPWEPFYVAGGKVPTFDERFRQYGFNRISQACELHMAGFNFEVLNQGFLLHKGFKETLKFHPQKEAENQHNKVLYRQFKQELKAKYPNSPRHC, from the exons ATGCAGATGGCCCACGGCGTCCGCTGCGCCTTCTACCAGCTGCTGCTGGTCGCGCTCATGCTGGTGGCCATGCTGCAGCTGCTCTACCTGTCGCTGCTGTCGGGGCTGCAcgggcaggaggagcaggagcagtatTTCGAGTTCTTGCCCCCGTCGCCGCGGTCGGTGATCCAGGTCAAGGCGCAGCTCCGCGCCGCGCTGGCCTCCGGGGGCGTCCTGGACACCAGCGGCGAGTACCGCGTCTACAGGGGCCTGCTGAAGACCACCATGGACCCCGACGACGTGGTCCTGGCCACGCACGCCAGCGTGGACAACCTGCCGCACCTGGCGGGCCTGCTGGGGCGCTGGGAGGGCCCGCTGTCCGTGGCGGTGTTCGCGGCCACCAAGGAGGAGGCGCAGCTGGCTACGGTGCTGACCTACGCGCTGAGCAGACACTGCCCCGAAATGCGCGCCAGGGTCGCCCTGCACCTCGTGTGCCCCTCGCGCTACGAGGCCGCTGTGCCCGACCCCCGGGAGCCCGGCGAGTTTGCCCGGCTGCGGTCCTGCTCGGAGGTCTTTGACAAGCTGGCCAGGGTGGCCCAGCCTGGGGTCAATTATGCCCTGGGCACCAATGTCTCCTACCCCAATAACCTGCTGAGGAATCTGGCTCGTGAGGGCGCCAGCTTTGCCCTGGTGGTCGACGTGGACATGGTCCCCAGCCAGGGGCTGTGGAGGAGCCTGCGGGAGATGCTGGATCAGAGGAGCCAGTGGGCGGGCACGGCGCTGGTGGTGCCCGCCTTTGAGATTCGCCGGTCCCTCCGCATGCCCACCAACAAGAACGAGCTGCTGCAGCTCTACCAGGCGGGCGCGGTGCGGCCCTTCTACCATGGGCTGTGCACGCCCTGCCAGGAGCCCACCAACTACTCCCgctgggtcaacctgccaaaAGAGACCCTGCTGAGGCCTTCCTACGTGGTGCCCTGGCAGGACCCCTGGGAGCCGTTCTACGTGGCCGGAGGCAAGGTGCCCACCTTCGACGAGCGCTTCCGGCAATACGGCTTCAATCGCATCAGCCAG gcctGTGAGCTGCACATGGCAGGATTCAATTTTGAGGTGCTGAATCAAGGTTTTCTGCTTCACAAGGGGTTCAAAGAAACCTTGAAGTTCCATCCGCAGAAGGAGGCAGAGAATCAGCACAATAAGGTCCTTTACCGACAGTTCAAGCAGGAGCTGAAAGCCAAGTACCCCAACTCCCCCCGTCACTGCTGA